The sequence below is a genomic window from Tepidanaerobacter syntrophicus.
TCGTTTTATTCAATAAAACAACATGAGAACATTTTTACTTACTGAAATATTCTATTTAAATAATAGAATAAAAATACAGTAAAGTCAAATGTTCCGCAAAGCAGGAGGCATTCAAATGATACTGGAAAAATTTGCTTTATCGGGAAAGACGGCCATAGTAACCGGCGCCAGGACGGGGTTAGGCAAAGGAATGGCTGTAGGACTTGCGGAAGCCGGAGCAGACCTGGTGATTGTAAACCGATCGCCGATGCTGGAGACCGAGGAAGAGATTAGAAAATTAGGCAGAAGATGCCTGCCTATTGAAGCTGATCTTTCGAATACAAATGTAATACCGGAAATAGTCAAAAGAACGTTGGATGAATTCGGCAAGATAGACATATTAGTGAATAATGCCGGCATAATACGTCGAGCTCCTTCTATTGAATTTACAGAAAAAGACTGGGACGATGTAATAAATGTGAATCTTAAGGCGGTTTTTTTCTTCAGTCAAGCCGTTGCAAGAGAAATGATAAAAAATAATGGAGGTAAGATAATCAACATTGCTTCAATGCTCTCATTTCAAGGGGGCATACTGGTGCCGTCTTATGCTGCCAGCAAAGGGGGAGTTGCTTCTTTGACAAAAACATTGGCAAATGAGTGGGCTAAATATAACATAAATGTAAATGCCATTGCACCGGGTTATATGGCCACCAACAATACTGAACCTCTTAGAAAAGATGATGAGAGAAATAAGTCTATTCTTGACAGAATACCGGAAGGAAGATGGGGACTTCCCGAAGATTTAAAAGGAGCTGTGGTTTACCTTGCCTCGGAAGCGTCAGACTACGTAACCGGACACATATTGTGTGTAGACGGAGGATGGCTGGCAAGATAATAAAATTATATTGGAGGTCTTATTAAATGTTTGATGTTAGATACGCTTCAAGTAACAAAGATGCAAGAAGTTATGATACTGCAAGGCTTAGAGAGGAGTATCATATTAGCGGGCTTTTTAAGAAAGATGAAATTAGATTAGTATATTCTCATTTTGACAGGATAATTGCAGGTTCAGTTTGTCCTGCCGAAAGAGAGTTAAAGCTAGAAGCAGGAAAAGAAATAGGAGCAGAATACTTTCTTGAAAGAAGAGAGCTTGGAGTCATTAATATTGGAGAAAAAGGTGTTGTTTCTCTTGATGGAAAAGATTATGAGATGGAACCGAGAGATGGACTTTATGTAGGCAAGGGAACAAAAGATATAGTTTTTAAGTCAATAGATAAAAATAAACCTGCAAAGTTCTATATAAATTCTGCGCCGGCACATAAAACATACCCAACAGTTAAAATAAATATTAGCAAGGCAAATCCAGTTACGCTAGGTTCGAAAGAGGAGCTAAACGAACGAACCATATATCAGTACATACATCCGAATGTGTGTAATTCCTGCCAGCTGTCTATGGGCATGACAATGCTTAAAGAGGGTAGCGTGTGGAATACAATGCCTTGCCATACACATGATCGCAGAATGGAAGTATACCTTTATTTTGATATGACCGATGATGCATTGGTATTTCATATGATGGGAGAACCTCATGAAACCAGACACATTATAATGAGAAATGAAGAAGCCGTAATTTCACCACCTTGGTCTATTCATTCAGGCGTCGGAACCCAAAAGTATACTTTCATATGGGGGATGGTAGGCGAAAATCAAGCTTTTGATGATATGGACCACATAGATAATAAAGATTTAATATAATATTCTGAGCTAAAATAAATGCATAAGAAATAGAAATTGGCACCCGTTTACAGGTTAAGCGGGTGCTTTTTTCGTAAAAGCATTTTCCTGTATTTATAGTAACTAATCATTTTGCTTAAAATAACGATAAGCTAATTATTAAACATGAGCATTTTGTCCATATGCAGTTGTTAGAAACTTTGATATTGTATTATTATACTTATACATAAAATACTAAAGAATGCAGGTGCTTTTATGAAAGTAATTATAGCTCCCGATTCATTCAAAGGAAGTCTAAGTTCCATACAAGCAGCTGAAGCAATAGAACGCGGAATAAAAAAGGCGGCTTTAGCCTACAGCGAGAATGTAGAAGTTGCAAAAGTGCCAATGGCAGATGGAGGAGAAGGCACGGTAGAAGCTATTATAAGTGCGGTAGGAGGTAAAATAATTCCTACAAAAGCCTTAGACCCTCTTGGAAGACCCATAGATTCTTTTTTTGGCGTATTACCTGATAATACAGCGGTTATTGAAATGGCAGCGGCATCAGGACTTAACTTTTTAAAAGAGGAAGAACGCAATCCTTTAAAAACTACAAGCTACGGCACCGGCCAATTGATAAAAGCGGCACTGGATATGGGCTGCGAAAATATAATAATTGGTATTGGAGGCAGCGCCACAAATGACGGCGGAGTAGGGATGGCTCAGGCCATTGGAGTAGAGTTCTTGGATAAAGAAGGCAAACAAATAGGTTTTGGAGGCGGAGAGCTATCTAAAATCTATAAAATTGATATTTCTAATCTGGATGGCAGGGTAAAGAATGCAAAATTCACTATTGCCTCAGATGTAAAAAACCCGTTATGCGGTCCTGAAGGAGCTTCTGCTATCTATGGCCCGCAAAAAGGCGCAACACCTGAAATGATAGAAATCCTTGACAAAAACCTCGATCATCTTGCAAAAATAATAAAAAGAGATCTTGGCAAGGATATAAAAGACTTGCCGGGAGCAGGAGCTGCAGGGGGCTTGGGAGCAGCTTTGATGGCGTTTTTAGATGCACAACTAAGACCCGGGATAGAAATTGTAATGGAGCTTTCAAATTTTAAGGAAAAAGTAAAAGATGCAAATATTATTTTTACAGGCGAAGGTTCTACCGACTATCAAACAAAATTTGGCAAAGTTCCCTTTGGAGTAGCGCAAGTGGCAAAAGAATATAATAAGCCGGTAATATGTGTTTCCGGCTCTCTCCTTGAAGGTTATGAGCAATTATATGAATATGGGATTTCAGCGATGTTCAGTATAGTGAACAAACCAATGGACCTTAAGGAAGCAATGGAAAGGGGGGAGGAATTACTGTATAAGACATCAGAGAATTTGTTCAGATTGTTATTTGTTGGGCTTGGGTTAGGACGATAGATACGAGATTAACTGTTTACAGAATTAGTTTATATCTATTTTATATAACTTCTCAAGATTTTGCATAGTCTGGTCTATATTAAATTTTCATTTAAGTTTACAGAACGATATATTATACGAGGAGGATAAGATGAAAATAGTAGTTTTAGATGGATATACGTTAAACCCTGGTGATTTATCATGGGAAGATCTTAAAAAGTTAGGTGACTTAACAGTATATGATCGGACACCCAACGATAAAATCATAGAAAGAATAGGTAATGCAGAAATAGTATTTACAAATAAAGTGCCGATAACAAGAGAAGTTTTAGAAAAAACAAATATTAAATATATTGGAGTTCTTGCTACAGGTTATGATGTAGTTGATATTAATGCCGCAAAAGAAAAAGGTATACCAGTTACTAATATACCAACATACGGGACAGCATCAGTAGCTCAGATGGTATTTGCACATATATTGGAGATATGTCACCATGTGGCCGCGCATAGCGAAGCTGTTAAAGCCGGAGAGTGGACCAATAATCCGGATTGGTGTTTTTGGAAATATCCCCTCATTGAACTAGCGGATAAAAACATGGGTGTAATTGGGTATGGAAGAATAGGGCAAGCGGTAGGAAAAATAGCTCAAGCATTTGGTATGAAAGTACTTGCGTATGATAAATATCAAAATAAAGATCTTGAGTCCGAAACCATGAAGTATGTTGACTTAGATGAACTTCTTAAAAATTCAGATGTAATAAGTTTACACTGTCCACTAACAGAAGAAAACAAAGGTATAATAAATAAGAGTACAATAGCCAAGATGAAAGACAGCGTGATTATAATAAACACAGCGAGAGGTCAGCTTATAGTTGAAGAAGATTTAGCAGAAGCATTAAATCAAGGCAAGGTATATGCTGCAGGGTTAGATGTTGTATCAAAAGAGCCTATCGAAGAAGATAATCCCCTGCTTAAAGCAAAGAATATATTTATCACGCCGCATATTGCTTGGGCGCCAAAAGAATCACGCCAGAGATTAATGGATATTGCAGTAGAGAACTTAAGAGCTTTCTTGGAAGGTCGGCCTGTTAATGTAGTAAATAAATAAGATGATTAAACGAAATAGGAAAACTTGAAATAAATAAAGAGGATAATTAAATGTAGGTAGAGAATAATATTAATAGAATAGTTGAGGCTGGGAGGGTATTATTTTGGAAATAACCCATGAATATGCCCAGAGCATAGTTGAAAAAACTAAAGATCTACTTGGTAAAAATATAAATATTATGAACAGTTTGGGCATAATTGTGGGAAGTGGAGATAAATCCCGAATAGATACCTACCATGAAGGCGCGGCAGAAGTTATAAAAACAGGGAAAAGTATGGAAATAACGTCTGAGCAAGCTGAAAAACTGGAAGGTGTAAAACCGGGCGTTAACCTTCCGGTTTACCTTAATGATAGAATCGTAGGAGTTGTTGGAATTACCGGGGAACCTGATGAAGTAAGGCCGTTTGGACAACTGCTAAAAATTTCAGTTGAAACAATGCTAAATCAAATATTTTTATCAGAACAGCTTCGTATGGAACAAAACGCAAAGGAACTTTACGTAAACGACATCATAAACGGCAACATTCAAGACATAAATGCGTTTTTGACTAAAGGACAAGTTTTCGGTTTTGACATGACTATTTATCGGATCGCACTTGCAGTAAAGATAAAAGAAAGCATTAATACAGGACACAAAAAGTTGGCATCTCAAGAAATACAAGAAAAAATACTTGCTTGCATAAAAAACGTTTTTAACAATCCCCAGCATATGGTAAGCCACAATGGCAGCAATAATTATATCGTCCTTTATGCGACTGATGAAACAGACCCTGAATTTATAAAGGAAGAGCTTAGTAAAACCGCAGAAATTTTAAAACGCAACCTTAGCAAATATTCGGCCACGTTTTCTATTGGAGTGGGCTCGTACTATCCGGGCCTTTCCGGAATACGTAAATCATATAAAGAGGCGGTGAAAGCACTTCAATTACAAGAAAAAATTTTAAAAGGTTCTCAAACGCTCCCGGAACTCATTTTTGCATCAGATATTGCCCTTGAAATGATGCTTTCAGCTGTGCCCGAAGAAATTATAGATACATATATTGACCAGGTAGTTTCTAAAGGCGAGGCTAAGACTTTTTTAAAAGATACGAAGTTGACTACGACTTTAAAAACCTATTTTTCATCTAATTTAAATATCTCTAAAACAGCTAAAACCCTCAATGTTACACGAAATACGGTAAGCTCAAGACTTGAAAAAATAAAAGAGCTTACCGGTCTTGACCCGTCTGATTTCAATGACGCTTTAAAGCTGGATGTCTTGCTTAGAGCGGTTTATATAAAAGAAATATAGCTTGAAGCAATTCTAAATCTTTTGTCCAAAATAACAAACCAGCTCCACTCAATATCTTTTGAGGCAGGGGCTGGTTTTTATTTTTTTAGCAAGAAGGATTTTTCGTTTTGAGGTTGAATTATTCAAGTGCAGGATACATTTTGTTGAGTCACAATTTATTACGGTGCCAAGTAAAATTATGCTGCCTAAAGTCAATTTCTACATTAAATGCAAAAACTAAGGAATTGTAGCAGTTGACAAGAAGAACTAATCAGATAAAGTTATAGTTATGAAGTGAATGAAAGTAAAAAAGGAGGGTCATTATGAAAAAAATTCTTGCTTTGTTGTTAACGATTGTTATGATGGTTGGTTTGCTGACCGGATGCGGCGGTGGAGGCGGCGGCACATCTGAAAGCAAAACACCTGCGGAGGACGAACAGGCTCCAAAGAAAAAGATAGCTCTTTTATGTGATGTGGCAGGTACTCAGGTTTTTGTTTTAAGCATGATAAATGGATTAAAGGATAGTGCTCAAGAATACGGATTTGAGCCTATTGTTACCGAATGCGCCGATGCTGCGGCATTTGAAGACAATGCACGCGCCTTAATTGAAGAAGGCGTGGATCTAATTATCGGCGGCGGCTGGCAGGCCGGGGATGCTATCAATAAGGTGGCTACGGAATTTCCGGATGCTGCAGACTATGCATTAATAGATGCTGAAGTAGAAGCAGAGAACGTCAAATGCATCTCTTATAGAGAGCAAGAAGGCGCATATCTTGTAGGCATGATTGCAGCTTATGTTACAGATGAGAATGACAAATTGTTCGGCTCGATACATGTTAACCAGGGAGCAGGTTCATGGAAGTGGCGCTATGGTTATATGGAAGGCGTAAAGGCCATTAAGCCCGATGCAAAATTTATCTTTAATTACACGGGAAACTTTAACGATCCGGCAAAAGCAAAGGAATTTGCTATTCAGCAGTATGAACAAGGCTGTAAGTTTATCAACGGAGCCTCGGCAGGCGGAGACAAGGGGATTTTTGAAGCGGCAAAAGAAAAGGGATTTTATACCTCGGGTCAAGATGTTGATTTAACAACCCCTGACAATCCCTATATCGTAACATCTCAGATAAAAGACACATATGCTACCGTAAAATATCTTGTGCAAAAATATATGACAGAAGAGTGGACAACAGACAATGAAACCTGGGGTGTAAAAGAAGGCACAATTGGAGCTGTCCATGTAACTCACGAAGGTAAGGGTCCTATACCTGAAAGCTTAACAGCTGAAGAGCTTAACAAAGTAAAACAGGCTGCTGAGGATATAAAAACAGGCAAGCTGGATTTGGCAAATATGCCTGCTGAAGAGGATTATAAGTAGATATGGTTTTATAGTATTAATTAATAGGGGCGGCTTGCCGCCTCTATTAAGAACTTTGGGCCGTTTTTGAAATAAACCTAGGATTGTTTTCAAAGACCTCCTTGGAAGTTTTATAGATTATAGGGGTGCATTGAGTTGCTTCTAAGAATGGAAAATATCACTAAGTTATATGGCTCTCTTTTAGCAAATGATAATGTGAGCTTAACGTTAGATAAAGGTGAAATTCTCGCAATTGTTGGCGAAAATGGAGCAGGTAAATCTACATTAATGAAGATTCTTTATGGACTTGAAATGCCAACCAGTGGAGAAATATACATAAATGATAAGCTTTGCGATTTCAAAAGCCCGATGGATGCTATACGACAAGGAATAGGGATGGTGCAGCAAAATTTTATGCTTTTTAATCCTTTTACTGTGGCTGAAAACATCGTGTACGGTAAAGAGCCGCGAAGCCACAGAATTTTTTTTGATAGGAGAAAAGCGGCTGAAATTGTAAGGGAATTGTGCAGAAAGTACGGCCTTGAAATAGACCCTGAACTTAAGGTGGAGGATTGCCCCGTAGGTCTTCAACAAAGAGTGGAGATTTTAAAGGTTTTATACAAAGATGCTGAAATCATTATTCTCGATGAGCCTTCAGCGGTATTAACCCCGCAAGAAGTAGACGAACTTTTAAAGACTATAAAAGGACTTGCAGCATTGGGCAAGAGCATAATACTAATAACACATAAACTTCAAGAGGTTATGGACGTTGCAGATAGAATTATGGTCATGAGAGAGGGCAAGCGCATCGCTGAGGTTAAAAAGACAGAAACGAGTATTGAAGAACTTTCGTATCTGATGGTGGGAAGAAGACTTGCTGCGAGAAAAGTTGAAAAACAAAAATCGGGTAAAAATGTTTTAAAAATAGAAAATCTTACATATGTAACTCCTGAGAAGAAAAATGTTTTAAAAGGGGTTAATATTCATGTAGACGAAGGCGAAATAGTGGGAATAGCCGGAGTATCCGGCAACGGGCAATCAGAGTTAATTCAGTGTATAACAGGTATGATCGCTCCTACCGGCGGTAAAATTTTGCTCGATGGCAAAGATATTACAGGCAGGCCTGTCTGGGAAGTAAGGTATTCGGGGCTATCGCATATACCTGAAGACAGGTATTACATGGGATGCGCTAAAGATGCCAATTTAGTAGAAGTTGCTATAATGGGCCATCATATCAAGCCTGCATACTCACAAAAAGGAATTTTGAAAACTACAGAGATTAGAAAATTTACACGGAATCTGCTTACAAAATATGATGTAAGGCACAGCAGCTTAACCCAAAAGGCAAAAGAATTATCAGGCGGGAATATTCAAAAGCTTATAGTTGCAAGAGAAATAGAGCATGGGAATAAATTTTTGGTTGCGGCAGAACCTACTCGCGGTGTGGATATAGGTGCTATGGAGTTTATACATGACAAAATACTGGAAGTAAGATCAAAAGGCGGCGCGGTGCTGCTTATTTCTTCAGAGCTTACAGAGATTTTATCACTTTCCGACAGAATATATGTTATGTACGGCGGCAATACAAACGGCGAATTTACTAGAGAAGAAGCAACTTCTGAAAAACTGGGGCTGTTAATGATGGGAGGCAAATTAAATGAATAACGATACTCAAAAGAGCTTTATAAAAATTTGCCTAAAAGCATGGAATGCCTTAAAACAGCCTATAATAGCAACGGTTTTTGGGCTACTAATCGGAGCAGTATTAATTTTGACAACAGGTGAAAACCCCATTAATATATATAATCAAATGTTTAGAAAATCATTTCTTGAGCCCTATTATTTAATGCAAACCTTGACACGAGCAACACCTGTAATAATTTGCGCTATAGCCACAGCAGCGGCATGGAGAGCGGGAAATATAAATATAGGGGTAGAAGGACAGATGATCATAGGTTCTTTTACAGCCACCGCATGCGCACTTTATTTATCAGGTCCTCCTATATTTGTGCTGACAGTTTCAATATTATTGGGAATGATAGCAGGGGCGCTTTATTCCACAATTGCAGCCGCCCTGAATTTAAGATTTGGCACATCGATTGTTATATGCACTCTTATGATGAATTATATCGCAAATTATATTGCCAGTTATTTTGTAAATTTTCCCCTAAAAGATCCCCATGGAGATCCTATTGCGGCTCAGACGGCGGTCATAGATAAAAGCCTTCATTTTCTTAAGCTTTCCAGCAGGAGCACTCTTAATATAGGATTTCTTATTGCTGTCGGAATTACGCTCTTATTTATTTTTATTTCCCAAAGGGCTGTATTCGGTTATGAATCGAAAATGACAGGATTAAACCCTATTTTTGCTCACTACGGAGGCGTAAACCAGAGACAAGTCACGCTCAAGACAATGGCGTTAAGCGGTGCTATTGCGGCAGTGGCTGGTATATGCGAGATTTTTGGAGTAAAGTATCGCTACATTGATTCTATGTTTGTAAGCGGAGGTTATGCATGGACAGGTCTTATGGCCGCGCTGATAGCAAATCTTGATCCTGTAGGCATGTTTTTTGCTTCTACATTTCTTGCAGGATTACAAGTGGGCGGTCAATCCATTCAGCGCACCTCTAATATCCCTTATCAAATGGCTACGGTTATCCAATCATGCATAACACTTTTTGTGTCAGTTAAGCTTACCTTTGATTTTATAAAATGGAAAAGGCACGCCAAAACAGGCGCCGACAAGGAGGCGGATTAGGGTGGACTCTAATTACATAGCAAGCCTTATAAATTCTACGCTCAGATCCACTACGCCTGTTTTACTTGTAGCACTGGGATCTGCAATATGTAGCCAGGTAGGTGTATTTAATATTGCTCTTGAAGGCCAGATGCTTATAGCTTCATTTACTTCAATAGTTGTAAATTATTTAACCGGTAGTGTCTTGCTTGCCATTATTGCAGGGATAATATCTGGTACAATTATCGGTGCTATCGTAGCTGTTGTTCAAGTTAAATACCAAGCTGCCGATATGGTAGTGGGTAACTCGCTTAATCTTTTAGTCGCAGGCCTTACAAGTATATTGCTTTTTGTGATTTTAGGAGTAAGAGGAAGCTTCAGTAGTCCGGATTTGATACCTCTAGGCAAGATGAATATATCTTTTATAAGAGCATTGCCTTTTATCGGCAGAGTTTTGGCAGATTTGACTGTTGTTGATTATATTTCTTATGTAATAGCGATATTGATGTATATTTTTCTTTTCAAAACAGTTGCCGGTTTTAGGGTTCATTCTATTGGAATCAATAAAGAAGCGGCAGAGAGCCTTGGAGTAAATACACTTAAAATCAGGATGGCGGCAGTTGCATTTTCCGGAGCATTATCAGGGCTTGGGGGCAGTGTGCTTAGCATGGGGCAAGTAACTCTCTTTACAGAAAACATGACAGCCGGCCGGGGCTTTATAGCAATGGCTGCTGCCGGAATGGGGCAAAACCATCCTTTGTATGTGATAGGCTCAAGCCTATTGTTTGGTGCTGCTCAAACCTTGAGTGTTTCCCTGCAAAATATAATTCCCAGCCAGCTGACGATGACAATTCCTTATATTATTACGATAATAGCCCTTTCTGTTTTTGGCTACAGGACAAGAAAGCAAAAATCCATGAAATAAATGTTGCTTTTTGCCTATAGGATTGATAAAATTAGGGTGCATTAAGTCAACTCAAAAACGTCCGGCATCCTAAAAGGAGCTGGAACGGAGGTGAAAACATGAAAACTGATTTTACAGTGAATCGCCGATACACGCGAACATTGACGGTATCAGGCTTGCTTGGAGCTTTATCGGTAGTGTTGGGCTTGACGCCCTTAGGCTTTATACCGGTTCCTACAGCGGCAGGCCATGCCACGATAATGCATGTACCGGCAATTTTAGGCGCTGTTTTGGAGGGACCAACAACGGGAGCCTTAACAGGCTTAATTTTTGGCCTTTACAGTCTTTTAAGGGCAAGCAGTCCGCTTTTTGCAGACCCTTTGATAGCCTTAGTGCCTAGAATCCTAATCGGCGTAGTGACATATCAGGTATATCGCCTTACCCATAGCGATGGATTGGCTGCAGCCTTCGGGAGCATGACCAACACCTTAGGCGTTATGGGCTTAGCTGTGCTAAGAGGCTATGTGCCTGCACCGGCAGCATGGATAGTGGTGCTGACTCATGGTATACCTGAGATGATCGTTGCCGTAGTTATTACTGTAATAATTTGTAAAGCTATGCGAAAAAGCAGAAGGTGAACTTATGATCCTTGCAATTGACGTAGGAAATACAAACCTGGTTTTTGGAATTTATCACAGCGGCAGTCTTTTGGTATCATACAGGATGGCTACACATCATGATTATACAGAAGATGAATACAGTCTTGTTTTTACTTCACTGCTGCATTTAAAAGATTTGGATCGCAACAGCATTGAGGGAGGAATCATTTCATCTGTTGTTCCGTCACTGACTGTTGTCTTGGAAAAAATGTGCAAAAAGTATTTTGAATTTGCACCCATAATAGTTGGCCCGGGAATTAGAAGCGGTATAAATATAAAATATGAAAACCCGAAAGAAGTAGGAGCCGACCGCATTGTCAATGCAGTAGCCGCTCTTTATAAATATGGCGGACCGGCTATAATTATAGATTTTGGCACTGCAACTACTTTTGATGCCTTGACAGCGGAAGGGGATTATCTTGGGGGCGCTATAGCTCCCGGAATAGGTATATCTTCTGAGGCGCTTTTTAAAAGCGCTGCGAAATTGTATAGGGTAGAAATAGCAAAACCCGAAAGAGTAATCGGAAAAAACACGGCATCCAGCATACAATCAGGAATATACAACGGATATGTGGGCCTAGTTGAAAATATTGTAGACAGGATGAAAGAAGAAATGGGCGGTGGTTCGATATGCACTATTGCCACAGGCGGCCTAGCCCCCTTGATATGCAGCAATGCAAGAAATATTGACAGAGTTGACATGATGCTTACCCTTGATGGATTAAACTTACTTTATGAAAAAAATACTGTTAAAAGTTAAGGGAAAACCCAGGTTTTCCCTTAACTTTTTGTAATTATAGGCTTTAGCACATCAAGCAAGCAAAACAATAAGCCATCCGTATAACGGGTGGTTATGATTAAAGGCAAGGTTAGATTTGGAGGTTTGAGATATTGCAGAAAGGTTATTTTGATGTACCGCTTTATTTAGCGCCTATGGCAGGCGTTACTGATTTGCCCTTTAGACTTATATGCAAAAAATTAGGTGCGGATGTTCTGATAACCGAGATGATTAGCACTCGGGGGATTGTTTATAATGATTTAAAAACAAAAAAACTATTTATAATAGACGAAGAAGAAAAGCCAATAGGGGTTCAGCTTTTTGGAAACAATCCGGAAGATTTTAAAATAGCAGTTAAAAAAATTGATCATATGTCTTTTGACTTTATAAATATAAATATGGGGTGTCCGACTCCAAAAATAGTTAAAAACGGTGATGGATGCGCCTTGATGA
It includes:
- a CDS encoding ECF transporter S component, with the protein product MKTDFTVNRRYTRTLTVSGLLGALSVVLGLTPLGFIPVPTAAGHATIMHVPAILGAVLEGPTTGALTGLIFGLYSLLRASSPLFADPLIALVPRILIGVVTYQVYRLTHSDGLAAAFGSMTNTLGVMGLAVLRGYVPAPAAWIVVLTHGIPEMIVAVVITVIICKAMRKSRR
- a CDS encoding type III pantothenate kinase, which encodes MILAIDVGNTNLVFGIYHSGSLLVSYRMATHHDYTEDEYSLVFTSLLHLKDLDRNSIEGGIISSVVPSLTVVLEKMCKKYFEFAPIIVGPGIRSGINIKYENPKEVGADRIVNAVAALYKYGGPAIIIDFGTATTFDALTAEGDYLGGAIAPGIGISSEALFKSAAKLYRVEIAKPERVIGKNTASSIQSGIYNGYVGLVENIVDRMKEEMGGGSICTIATGGLAPLICSNARNIDRVDMMLTLDGLNLLYEKNTVKS